The genomic region GCTCGTAGTCTCCCTGATAAACCTGAGCCAAAATCGCATCGTTCCAAAGAGCATCCTGTAAATCAGGTTCTTCTTTCAATGTCTGAGTATAAAAACGAGCGGCCTCGTCGAGACGACCTTGAAGCCGAGCGGCCACTGCAAGACCTAAGAGCCAAGCTTTCTCCTTGGGCTCTCGGTTCAATAGCCACGTGTATGCTTGATGCGCGACCGCTCCATCCGACAGCTCGAGGGCCGTTGCGGCCAGTGCCTCACGTAACAAGGTCGCTTCGGGAAAACGTTCTACCCCTTCACGGTACACCCGTAAGGCCCGTGCCAAATCACCTTTACTCTCTTCGTACTGACCTGCCAGCCAAGAAAGTTCGGGAGAATAAACATTACCCACACGGGCTCTGTCAAAGAGGAGCACTGCAACGCCTGGCTTACCTTGCGCCAAAGCGTCACGCACAATCACCGCCAACGCATGAGGATCTAAAGGCCGCTCCAAGAGTACCTGAGAAGCCAAATTCAAAGCCTTTGTGGCATCGCCGCGGCTCCATGCAAGGGATGCTGCATGCCCAAGACTGTCCAAACGCTTGGGATGCTTTTTATGATCTTCGATAAAAACAGCTTCAGCCGCCTCCAGCTTTCCAGCCGCTACCAAAGCTTCGCCATAACTGCGGACCACCGCCGCACTCTTTGTTTCCGTGGAGAGCTCGCGAAAAATTTCTAAAGCACGGACAAATCGTTTCTCAAAAACCAAAACCTGAGCCAGGTTAAGCCTCACTTCAATGTCGTTCTCACCGAGTTTAATAAGGTCTTCTAAAAGCCCACGCAGCTCACCCAGATAAAGAGGCTTTGAATCGCCTACAATCTCAAACTGCTTCTCAAGCGAATCGCGTAAGTATTGGATCCTATCGGCTTTTAGTTGTTGAGGAGTTTTAACCACCGCAACATCTGGCCCAGGCTTACCGGCACATGAAATACAAAGCATAAACACGAAGAGCACCATCATTCTGTTCATGGCTTACTCCCCGCTTTCGGCGGTAAGTCCCGCACACCCCGAACCTGCAATACGTCCACGTTCTTAAACATACCGTCGCTCATTTGCTTGAAAAGTCGTAAGACACCGCCAGCTGCCTCAGATTGTTCCGGTCGAATCCACTTTTCACGGCTCTTACCAAAGCCCAGCGGGTTCATCTTCGCCAATGCTCCTCGCGCCTTCTCAACCCAGTCTCCGCCAACCGCCAGGGCCCGAGAAACGGCCAAACAATCTTCGAAACGGCTCTTTGCGAGTTCCCGAAGTGGCATTGCTTTTTCTCTTAACCCCTCCCGAACAAGTTGCTCGTCTTCCACACTCAAGGCAAGCGTGGAGGCTATGGGCGCAGTCAAAAGCTTATCGACGCTTTGCATGAGTACTGCACCCGCGCGGTATGCGGCCGCTACGCTCCAAGTCTCGGAACCAAGGGCTGCAAGCCTCTGATACTCTCTTAATAAAACGTCTCGTCTCGAAGTCACTACCGCCAAAGATGCCTTGAAAATTTTGATGGCCTTCGCGTTGGTTGGGTCCAGAGGGCTGAGCTTCAAAGAACCAAACTTCTTAAATCCCGACTCGATGCCCCGAAACCCAATTTCAGCCCGTACATCCGAGCATCGCCTTCGCTCTGAAGCCACATTGTCCGCAATAGATTGCCATACAACATCTGCATCTTTTTGATACCCGCTCGCACGAGCCTGATTGTTTAAAACACTGCCGTAGAGCTGAGCTCGCCGCGTGAGCACATAGCATCTTAGGTCGGCATCTCGCGTTCGAAACTCAGGCTTTGAAAGCCATCGCGCATAACACTTGTCCAGAAGCTCAGCGCGCTTCTTCGATGGCTTGAAGCCATCCTTGCGGTAGTCCTCTAACTCCATCTCAAGTGGCTTGCATGCATTGACCCCTGCCAGATGAGCCTGCGGGTGCGAGACATAATCGCTTCCGACCTTCTCAAATGCCCTTTGGGCGCCGCGCTTATCGCCAAGAGCTCTCGAAAATGCAGCGACCTTAAGCCATACCACCGGTGCGCGCTCATCTTCCGGATAACTTGTCGCAAAGCGTTCAAAAAGCTTTCGTGCTTTAACAACCTGCACGGAATTCTCGTAATCAGCTGCCATCGCAAAGAGCGTTTCGCGAGCCAATTCAGATTTAGGGAATTTCTTAATCAACTTGAACTTGATTTTAGCTGACTGCTTAGAGTC from Deltaproteobacteria bacterium harbors:
- a CDS encoding tetratricopeptide repeat protein; amino-acid sequence: MNRMMVLFVFMLCISCAGKPGPDVAVVKTPQQLKADRIQYLRDSLEKQFEIVGDSKPLYLGELRGLLEDLIKLGENDIEVRLNLAQVLVFEKRFVRALEIFRELSTETKSAAVVRSYGEALVAAGKLEAAEAVFIEDHKKHPKRLDSLGHAASLAWSRGDATKALNLASQVLLERPLDPHALAVIVRDALAQGKPGVAVLLFDRARVGNVYSPELSWLAGQYEESKGDLARALRVYREGVERFPEATLLREALAATALELSDGAVAHQAYTWLLNREPKEKAWLLGLAVAARLQGRLDEAARFYTQTLKEEPDLQDALWNDAILAQVYQGDYERAYERLRRLKTLTGNEAQRYEGLQEQLTELETLAEEERVLAAEEEMERLAQVAIQGVCEALSRSQTPDFSSLNSPEVLSDAGWDLLAQAVAQWEEAPAQAMEQVTCAFAIAEKAEGFREESCAPMHHSWAKRMDQAGDRVEAMRHLKTALECDPSHEPARVLMEKVAAQ